GCAGATCATATTTTGCAGAAACAAAATTAAATTGTCTGATACAAATGAAGAAAGTCCTGAAGTAAGGGATAAACTAAAAAGGGCATTATAAAAGGCCAGTTTCATGTAGCTATAGCATCCTGATTCATAGGCACCAGGATCCCTTTATTCTCCTAGTCTGATGCCACAAAGTCCACATAGCAGCACTTGATGATTTATCATCAAACACAAGGCTCAACGGGAACAAAGCAGCCATCCAACTTAGACGTGTAATTCAGCAAAGTGAACTAGCCTGACTCATGGACAGGGTTCCATCGGTAATAAGTAAACGATATTCATATTGTATCATATTGAAGGACATAAGCAAACATGCAACGtggaaacaactgaaagaagTAATAGAAATAAGTACTAATGAAGACAACAGTGTAGGTATACAAGACGCAGAATGTAACAGCAAACAAATGAAGAAAACTTACATCTTCCCTTTCTTCTCGAAGTTGCCGGATTCTCTCTTCCTCAAGCCACTTTTGTTGTTCCTCAAGTTTCTTCCTGTAGGCAGATGTTACAAACTTATCCTTGTCCCCAAAAAGGTGGTCCTCCTTGCTCCTCTCTTTCTGAAGCTTCCTCTCGTATATTATATCTTGTTCTCGTTTACGTTGCTCTGCTTTTTCCTTAAGTTGTGCAATATATTTTGACTGTTCAAAGGAGAGGAATTGTTTTAAAATACAAAAATATCAAAATATAATAGAACTCGGATCTAGTAGCTCAAACCAGAAAGTACACAAAAAATATCACGTTAGCATATGAATATGGAAAAGGCTCCTATTTTGAAAGCTACCACTAAAATACAGGTACATAACATATCTGTACCATATAGAACAAATCAGCTGTGACCAATATAGCATGCAAGATTGAGTAGTTACATGAAGGATATCTTCCACATTGTTAAAGCTTGTGCAAAATTCGAAAATCAGGTATCCAACCACATGCTAATTTTCAAATACTGGATTCACTAAACATCCTCAGAATCAAACAATTACTTTCGATCAATACAAATAGGAGATTTTATTTAACTTAATCCCTGTTTAGTCCTCAATTCATACACAAACATTCCTCAGAAAACTAAGATGTACTAAGCACCAAGACGAATCTCTGCCAAACAACAACCACCTCCCATGCTCCATTAAGTCCATTTCCCTCCCAACAAGAAAGGAAAACCCCATAAGCTTCACTTCATATGTAGAATTTAGATTCCTGGTATCCAACACTAAGAAACAGGATGCACAACTAGTATACTTTGCTAAAATTAATCAACTATACTCTTTCACGCATCTTAATGAGCATAAACGAAGGACTAAGGCGCAGATAAGCAATTGACGAAGCCATGACGGAGGAATTACCTCGCGGACGACCTTAGCCTGCATCTTGGGGCGGGCTTCCTTCTCCTTCATGTCGTCGTACACTTCGTCGTACGCGAACACCGATGGATCCTCCTCCATGGCCTTCTTCTGCTGCTCCTCCACCTGCGCGTTCGAACCACCAGCACCCCAGAGAGGGGGTAGGGGGGAAAATTCGATCATCCCATGGCCCGGCACATAAACGTTGGGGAGAACTTACGCACGGGGTGGTGGCCGGAGTGGGTTACCTTCTGGAGGGCGCGCTTTTTTGCGGCCTGGCGGAGGATTTCGGCCTCCACatcgtcgtcatcgtcgtcgGCGAAGGCCGCCAGGGgccgcgcaggcggcggcggcgcgcgcgacgACGAGGACGCCGCCGGCTTCGTGCGGAGCTGCAGCCCGTACCTCTGCATCGCGGCGTCGACGGCGGCGGGGCTGCTTGATCGGCGACGGGCTGCTGATTCGATCGGCGGCGAGCCGGAGCAAACCCTAGGCTCGGTGTCGGCCTCACGGTCAGACCTTGGATTGGAAGGAGAGCACCAGAGCCCAGAGGCGAAAGGGAGAAGACACGGTGCAGGGGATTACGTTTTCTTGCACGGTTGACGGGTACGGCTAGCTCAACGGCTCGGTGGCTTTGCTGTTGCCGACTTCAAATATTCTTTTCAAATTTCAAAAACATTTGTTTTATTTACAAAGCAGACATTTGATTCTGAGAAAATATACGGTACACACTGCCCACACGGTGGTCCCCTGAAAACTTCAAAATATTATATTTACCAAATATAAATTTTCTGTAATATTTTGAAAAAATACAAATAGAAAAGGGTACTGCACACATGCAAATCAAATTTTAAGACCAAAACCAATATAGTATGACGTATGAAATTGAAAAAACACGAAGGAAAAGCAAAAGTAAGTCGAACTTGATGTCGAGATTATAAATGCATCTAACATGTTTGTGTTTTGCGTGATTTCACCGCGCACTAATTATTTTTGCAACATGGACTCATATGTATGTAAATAGTACTCCCTTCGTTCTAAATTTTAACTTTTCAAAATACATAGTTTTTATTATGCATctacatatatatttatatttaggTGCATAGTAAAAATTATGAATGAACGTTGTTGGTGCTATGGGCCTTGATTATACACAGGCGTACCTCGAGGTTCAAGCTACCTAAAAGGATAAcaattgaaatttgaattccaatATGTTCACGATTTATCACACAGTATCAAACTGGTCCAGAGGACCAGGACCTGGATCCTCCGTGTTCAGATCGGTTTTCATAATTGTGCCTGCTTTCTTGGATTACTAGCGGCAACTATGCTCACATAACTTCAAACATGAATTCAAACATGAATTATGCTCAGGCTGATCAGTAAGACCTTCATGCTAAGCTTGATACAGCAATGTTTGGGTTTGCCACGAAGAAGCCAAAAATAACAGCAAGCAGCATAAGAGGGTAAACATCAACCATTAAAACCAGGTACCATCACCTTAAGATTAAAAACAGCAAGCACCTTGGAGGCTGTACACCAAGCATATCATTCTTAACATGACAGAACCCCCCGGGTCATCTGGTGGAACATGACAGCAAAACACACACCAGACGTCAAAACAATCTCACATCCCATTTAGTCAGAAACATAAAACCAAAATGAGATGTGCCTTTTGCACTCTAGGGTAACTTTCCATTGAGGCAAACCGTGATTGCAGCAGCTGCAACACAGAGTCTAATGATCTACTAGCTAAATTCACCTTTATTTAGCAAACCGGATAGTCTGATAACTCTTATATCTCTTTGTAAATACATGGCACCTCCAACTTGTAAACAGCAATCAGAACCAGACCTCTTCTTTCTCTAGAGATATTTACATCCATCTCTGTTGAGGGTGTGTGTAGCCTCCAGGGGTCTTGGAAATATGTGACCACTGTCACGAGGTAGTGAGGCACTGATGCCAACCTAATCTCCATCCATTGCTCCAGAAATAGCAGCCTTAGGCCCAAATCAAATCTCACCCAAAGTGATTGAGAGCTACCTACATGCCGGGTTATGTTACTTCACTATTTCTGTGAATCAGATCAGCGAGGCTCCCTTTTCCAGCTATAGCTGAGACTGACGAATCTGAGATTGCACTTCATGGCAGCATTTGATCTATGGGCATTTTGTAAACATACTTCACAGGATCAACAGCTAATAAAGAAGAATGAGCTGCAGAATCCAAGACTTCTCCACAACTTGCAATACCTGTTTTGGTGAGAGTATCTGCAAAAGAGTACGTGTGAAATCAGTCTACAAATTCTAGATTTTCTTAAAGACCTCTTTCAGAAAACAAATTAACTTATTTAGCAAAATAGCCAAATTCATCCCTTTAAGTTCCATCACAGCCTCACTTTCGTCCCTTAGGTTTTAAATGGTTCAGCCAAGCCCCGGAAGTTTGATCTTGACTCAATTTGGCCCCTGGACTGATGTGGAATGCAGCATGTGCATGCCTAGTAAGCAGTGAGTGGGTTTAGGTGATTCATCGTGTGAAATCTCTTGTTTGACTTTGTTTATATAAGCTTGAAAGGTTTGGTCAACATGAACAGATCAATAGCATGTAACCTTGTTACCACATCGGCTAGGATCATGTGACAAGTCTGAAAGGTGTTGATTCGAACTTGCCAGAACCAAGGATTTTAGTGAGCTGTACCATTAATAATTTTAGTATTGGGGTAGAAAAGACTTTTCACATGTATGCAGAGACCATCCGAACATCCTGTTGACTAGGCACAAAGTGTCACACACATGCGGCATTCTGTTTTAACCTCAGGACTATATTACTAATGATGAAACTTGCTTCCAAGAAGGGCTAAGACAATGAATAAACTAGAGTAGTAAAGCATACCGTCACAAACTCACGAGCCTGAACTTGACTTCTGAACCCATACTTGTCTCTGCACATGG
The sequence above is drawn from the Panicum hallii strain FIL2 chromosome 7, PHallii_v3.1, whole genome shotgun sequence genome and encodes:
- the LOC112898754 gene encoding nuclear speckle splicing regulatory protein 1-like, coding for MQRYGLQLRTKPAASSSSRAPPPPARPLAAFADDDDDDVEAEILRQAAKKRALQKVEEQQKKAMEEDPSVFAYDEVYDDMKEKEARPKMQAKVVRESKYIAQLKEKAEQRKREQDIIYERKLQKERSKEDHLFGDKDKFVTSAYRKKLEEQQKWLEEERIRQLREEREDVTKKKDLSDFYFGLEKNVAFGARTHGNAKHADPQKSDNKREDTKSSSLDAEVSEPSPKRRRESSVGSERAKSVEEPSGSQPKDSTAAASTEKNDAEVPSNASQTPQNIQPVKVTDEHYKRSDDALAAARARALARKKAKEQQL